The following proteins come from a genomic window of Gottfriedia acidiceleris:
- the serC gene encoding 3-phosphoserine/phosphohydroxythreonine transaminase, whose amino-acid sequence MERVFNFSAGPSVLPVPVLEKVQKELVSYGTSGMSVMEMSHRSAEFEGIIKKCEGLLRELLEIPSNYKVLFLQGGASTQFSMIPLNLLRKYKKAAYINTGTWSKKAISEAKKYADVDIIASSEDENFSYIPNLEDLALFEPYDYLHITTNNTIEGTKYSTYPKTNSPLVADFSSNILSEPIDVSQFGLIYAGAQKNIGPAGLTIVIIRDDLIGNADKNCPTMLDYKTHVEASSLYNTPPTFSIYVAMLVLEWIKESGGLDRIYQTNLLKAQLLYDFIDQSDLFSSPVKKENRSLMNIPFTSTSDELNKQFLAQANSAGLVNLEGHRSVGGMRASIYNAMSLEGVEKLVHFMSQFEKKILEEIVR is encoded by the coding sequence ATGGAACGCGTTTTTAATTTCTCTGCTGGCCCATCTGTCTTGCCTGTTCCAGTATTGGAAAAGGTACAAAAAGAGCTTGTTTCTTACGGTACTTCTGGTATGTCTGTTATGGAAATGAGTCATCGTTCGGCTGAGTTTGAAGGAATTATTAAGAAATGTGAAGGCTTATTACGTGAACTTTTAGAAATTCCATCAAATTATAAAGTGTTATTTTTACAAGGTGGAGCATCAACTCAGTTTTCAATGATTCCATTAAACTTACTAAGAAAGTATAAAAAAGCTGCTTATATTAATACAGGAACTTGGTCAAAGAAAGCAATCTCTGAGGCAAAAAAATATGCAGATGTTGATATTATTGCTTCGTCTGAGGATGAAAATTTTTCATATATTCCTAATTTAGAAGATTTAGCCCTTTTTGAACCATACGATTATTTACATATTACAACGAATAACACAATTGAGGGGACAAAATACTCTACTTACCCTAAAACAAATTCTCCATTAGTTGCAGACTTTTCTTCAAATATTCTTTCTGAACCAATTGATGTCTCACAATTCGGTTTAATTTATGCTGGAGCTCAAAAAAACATCGGTCCAGCAGGGTTAACAATTGTCATTATTAGAGATGATCTCATTGGAAATGCAGATAAAAATTGCCCGACAATGCTCGACTACAAAACACATGTAGAAGCTTCTTCACTTTACAATACACCTCCTACATTTAGCATTTATGTAGCGATGCTAGTTTTAGAATGGATTAAAGAATCAGGTGGTTTAGATCGTATTTATCAAACCAATCTTTTAAAAGCTCAATTATTATATGATTTTATCGATCAATCTGACTTGTTCTCTTCACCAGTTAAAAAAGAGAACAGATCACTTATGAATATTCCATTTACATCAACTTCTGATGAATTAAATAAGCAATTTCTTGCTCAGGCAAATTCAGCCGGCTTGGTGAATCTTGAAGGTCATCGATCAGTTGGGGGAATGCGAGCTAGTATTTATAATGCGATGTCATTAGAAGGCGTTGAGAAATTAGTTCATTTTATGAGTCAATTTGAAAAGAAAATATTAGAGGAGATTGTAAGATGA
- a CDS encoding phosphoglycerate dehydrogenase, protein MIKIQTLNNISEHGIKEFPLENFCINNELHEPDGILLRSHSMHEMSIPSSVKAIARAGAGVNNIPIDECTSRGIVVFNTPGANANAVKELVLTSLFLSSRRIIEGIEWTRSLFGEENVSKIVEAGKKEFAGAEIAGKKLGIIGLGAIGALVANDALALDMEVYGYDPYISVETAWRLSRNVQRIDNLEQIFSTCDYITIHVPLTPETKGFVNEKLLSGMKKGARLLNFSRSELVDDVALEYALNNGTVGVYVTDFPNEKVIGMKNVIPIPHLGASTTESEENCARMAAKQLKNYLETGNIKNSVNFPNVELPYTGKKRITIAHKNIPNMVGQITGLLANYQVNIADMLNRSKGAFAYTMIDLDETINGPVEQLLRDIEGVISVRII, encoded by the coding sequence ATGATAAAAATTCAAACATTAAATAATATTTCTGAGCACGGAATAAAAGAATTTCCTTTGGAAAACTTTTGCATTAACAATGAATTACATGAACCGGATGGAATACTTTTAAGAAGCCATAGTATGCATGAAATGAGCATTCCAAGCAGTGTAAAAGCAATCGCAAGGGCTGGCGCTGGTGTAAATAATATTCCAATTGATGAGTGTACTTCAAGGGGAATTGTTGTATTTAATACGCCTGGTGCAAATGCAAATGCAGTTAAAGAACTAGTTCTCACAAGTTTATTCCTTTCTTCACGACGAATTATTGAAGGAATTGAGTGGACTCGTTCATTATTTGGCGAAGAAAATGTTTCCAAAATTGTCGAAGCTGGTAAAAAAGAATTTGCAGGAGCAGAAATCGCAGGAAAGAAATTAGGGATTATTGGTTTAGGAGCAATTGGTGCACTTGTAGCAAATGACGCTCTTGCGTTAGATATGGAAGTATATGGATATGATCCTTATATTTCTGTCGAAACTGCATGGCGATTATCTAGAAATGTGCAACGAATAGATAATTTAGAGCAGATTTTTTCAACGTGCGATTATATAACAATCCATGTGCCTTTAACACCGGAAACAAAAGGATTTGTGAATGAAAAACTTTTATCTGGAATGAAAAAGGGAGCAAGATTACTTAATTTTTCACGTTCTGAATTAGTAGATGATGTTGCGCTTGAATATGCGTTGAATAACGGGACAGTTGGAGTTTATGTGACAGATTTTCCAAATGAAAAAGTTATTGGTATGAAGAATGTCATTCCAATTCCTCATTTAGGAGCATCAACAACTGAATCAGAAGAAAACTGTGCCCGAATGGCAGCAAAACAATTAAAAAATTATTTGGAAACAGGTAATATTAAAAACTCGGTTAATTTTCCAAATGTAGAATTACCTTATACAGGGAAAAAACGTATTACGATTGCACATAAAAACATTCCAAATATGGTCGGTCAAATTACAGGATTACTAGCAAATTATCAAGTAAATATTGCAGATATGCTTAACCGAAGTAAAGGTGCTTTTGCTTATACAATGATTGACCTTGATGAAACAATCAATGGTCCAGTTGAACAGCTGTTAAGAGATATTGAGGGTGTTATTTCAGTAAGAATCATCTAA
- a CDS encoding acetyl-CoA C-acetyltransferase, which produces MGENVVIVSAVRTAIGSFSGTLKDVSAVELGAKVIKEAINRAGIQENQVDEVIMGNVLQAGLGQNPARQSALKAGLPNTVSAMTINKVCGSGLKSVHLATQAIIAGDAEIIVAGGMENMSQAPYLLKGARDGYRMGNQQIVDSMIADGLWCAFNDYHMGNTAENLAVRYEVSREKQDEFAVNSQQKAENAIKAGKFEDEIVSIEIPQRKKDPIIFKEDEYPKFGATVEKISSLRTAFEKNGTVTAANASGINDGAAAVVLMSESKARELGIIPLVKINANSSAGVDPSIMGIGAAFAAKKALEKSSIELSEIGLIEANEAFAVQSLSVMKECGFDENIVNVNGGSIALGHPIGASGTRILVTLIHEMKRRETQYGLATLCIGGGEGVATIIENCFE; this is translated from the coding sequence GCAGTAGAATTAGGCGCTAAAGTTATTAAAGAAGCGATTAATAGAGCGGGTATTCAAGAAAATCAGGTTGATGAAGTTATTATGGGAAATGTACTTCAAGCTGGTTTAGGTCAAAATCCAGCTAGACAATCAGCATTAAAGGCAGGACTTCCAAATACTGTCTCAGCCATGACGATAAATAAAGTTTGTGGTTCTGGATTAAAATCAGTCCATTTAGCGACTCAAGCCATCATAGCAGGAGATGCTGAAATTATAGTTGCTGGCGGTATGGAAAATATGAGTCAAGCTCCTTATTTACTTAAAGGTGCAAGAGATGGCTATAGAATGGGCAATCAACAAATTGTTGATAGTATGATTGCAGACGGACTATGGTGTGCCTTTAATGATTATCATATGGGAAACACAGCTGAAAATTTAGCAGTTCGTTATGAAGTTTCTAGGGAAAAACAAGATGAGTTTGCGGTAAATAGCCAACAAAAAGCCGAGAATGCAATAAAGGCCGGTAAATTTGAAGATGAAATTGTTTCAATTGAAATTCCACAAAGGAAAAAGGACCCGATCATCTTTAAAGAGGATGAATATCCAAAATTTGGTGCTACAGTAGAGAAAATTTCATCACTAAGAACAGCTTTCGAAAAAAATGGAACAGTTACAGCAGCAAATGCCTCAGGTATAAATGATGGCGCAGCAGCAGTTGTATTAATGAGTGAAAGTAAAGCAAGAGAACTAGGTATTATACCATTAGTAAAAATTAATGCAAATAGTAGTGCAGGTGTTGATCCAAGCATAATGGGAATTGGGGCAGCATTTGCAGCTAAAAAAGCACTTGAAAAATCATCGATAGAATTAAGTGAAATAGGCTTGATTGAAGCGAACGAAGCATTTGCTGTGCAATCGCTTTCTGTCATGAAGGAATGCGGTTTTGACGAAAATATTGTCAATGTAAATGGAGGTTCGATTGCACTCGGACATCCAATTGGAGCGAGTGGAACTAGAATACTAGTTACATTGATTCATGAAATGAAGAGAAGAGAGACACAGTACGGTCTTGCAACCCTATGTATTGGTGGTGGAGAAGGCGTTGCGACAATTATTGAAAATTGTTTTGAATAA